In Stigmatopora argus isolate UIUO_Sarg chromosome 10, RoL_Sarg_1.0, whole genome shotgun sequence, the following proteins share a genomic window:
- the c18h3orf33 gene encoding protein C3orf33 homolog, whose protein sequence is MPEFGKEAPNQDRKGQSPQTQREKTASHNFVSSISQLADDNLTLVRSISGGLALAGVILIARSIKLLTKFQTAFEIPSHFVESNISLRGRIHSVTEEGLQVEHVPIYLPLLSPLLAKHKVIPAAPLQVNLAGVDLTTEGKLWLQTKLLPSETVWLKLVSRHGDKLHCFVSHSKRSPWSLSVNEEALRLGLARRAPLPGISPHSRLHWRLHKQLHRAEVKAEKKGLGLWKEESQWERALKTVRNSALFRLLRRLFGRT, encoded by the exons ATGCCGGAATTCGGAAAAGAAGCCCCAAATCAAGACAGGAAAGGACAATCTCCACAAACACAGCGAGAAAAAACGGCCTCACACAATTTCGTGTCTTCTATCTCTCAATTGGCAGACGATAATCTCACACTAGTGCGG AGCATAAGTGGCGGGCTTGCTCTTGCTGGTGTGATTCTAATAGCGAGAAGCATCAAACTG CTGACCAAATTCCAAACTGCATTTGAAATCCCCTCTCATTTTGTGGAGAGCAACATCAGCCTCCGCGGGAGAATTCATTCCGTCACGGAGGAAGGCCTGCAAGTGGAGCACGTGCCCATTTACCTACCGCTGCTCTCACCTCTACTCGCCAAACACAAAG TAATCCCCGCGGCCCCATTGCAGGTGAACCTTGCTGGGGTGGATCTGACCACAGAAGGCAAATTATGGCTTCAGACGAAGCTACTTCCCTCGGAAACAGTGTGGTTGAAGCTGGTCAGTCGACATGGCGACAAGCTCCACTGTTTTGTGTCCCATAGCAAG AGGTCACCATGGAGCCTTTCTGTGAACGAGGAAGCACTTCGCCTTGGCCTGGCCCGTAGGGCGCCCTTACCTGGAATCTCGCCACACTCTCGCCTGCACTGGCGTTTGCACAAGCAGCTGCACAGGGCAGAGGTCAAAGCTGAGAAGAAAGGGCTGGGCTTGTGGAAGGAAGAGAGCCAATGGGAGAGGGCCTTAAAGACCGTGCGGAATAGTGCATTATTCAGACTATTACGGAGGCTTTTTGGAAGGACCTGA